Below is a window of Anaeromyxobacter diazotrophicus DNA.
TCCTCTCGGCGATGATCAACTACATCCTCGAGCACAAGCTGTACGACGAGGACTACGTCAAGCTGCACACGAACGCGCTCCTCACGGTCGATGACGCCTTCGGGTTCGACGACGGCGTCTTCACCGGCTACCACGAGGACCAGCACAAGTACGACATGGCGTCGTGGGGCTACGCCCTCGACAAGAAGTCGAAGAAGCCGCAGAAGGCGGCGAGCCTCGACGACCCGCGCACCGTGTTCGCCAAGCTGAAGAAGCACTTCAGCCGGTACACGCTGCAGGTGGGCTCGGACATCTCGGGCGTCCCGGTCGAGCAGATCAAGCAGATCGCGGAGACCTTCGCGAACAACAAGCCGGGCACCATCCTCTACGCGCTCGGGATGACCCAGCACACCGTCGGCATCCAGAACATCCGGTGCTACGGCATCCTGCAGATGCTCCTCGGCAACATGGGCAAGGCCGGCGGCGGCGTGAACGCGCTGCGCGGCGAGCCCAACGTCCAGGGCGCCTGCGACATGTCCGTGCTGCACGGCTACATGTTCGGCTACCTCAACTACCCGGTGCACAACGAGCCGACGCTCGAGGCGTGGACGAAGAACAACGGCACCTTCCGCGCCAAGTTCACGGTGAACGGGCTCCGCGCCTGGTTCGGCGACAACGCCACCGCCCAGAACGACTTCGGGTTCGGGTGGCTGCCCAAGAAGAGCGCCAAGAAGGACTACACCTCCTACGGCATCTTCGAGTCCGCGCTGGCCGGGAACATGAAGCTCCTCTGGACCGTCGGGCAGAACCCGATGGTCACCAACGCCAACCTGACGGTGGTGCAGGACGCCCTCGCCAAGCTCGACATGCTGGTCGTGCAGGAGCTGTGGGAGACCGAGACCGCCGCCTTCTGGCAGCGGCCCGGCGTCGACCCGAAGACGATCCAGACCGAGGTGCTGCTGCTGCCCGCGGCGTACTTCATGGAGAAGGAAGGCACCATCAGCGGCTCCGGCCGCCTGGTGCAGTGGCGGTACGCCGGCGTGAAGCCGCCCGGCGACGCCAAGACCGACATCGAGATCTTCGACACGGTCTTCCAGAAGGTCCGCGAGGCGTACCGCGGCTCGACCGATCCCAAGGACGAGCCCATCCTCAAGGCCGCCTGGAGCTACCCGGCCGACGGGCGCGCCGAGGCCGTGCTGAAGGAGATCAACGGCACGAACTTCAAGACCGGCGAGATGATCGGCGGCATCGGCGAGCTGCAGGCCGACGGCTCCACCTCGTCGGGCGTGTGGATCTACGCCGGCGTCTTCAAGGGCGGGAAGAACCTCTCGAAGCGCCGCGATCCGAAGGACCACCCGAGCGGGCTCGGGACGTACCCGGGCTTCGCCTGGACCTGGCCCGGCAACATGAAGATCCTCTACAACCGCGCCTCCTGCGACGCGAGCGGCAAGCCGTGGCCGAACGCGAAGCCGGTCATCTGGTGGGACGCCGCCCAGAAGAAGTGGACCGGCAACGACACGCCCGACGTGCCGGTGCCGACCGACGGCCCCGAGACGCCGAACGGGCAGAAGCCGTTCCGCATGAACGGGGAGGGCGTGGCCCGCCTCATGGCGAACCCGTACAAGGACCCGGGCGCGAAGCCCGAGGACCTGCCTCGCGACGCCTCCTACGTGCCGAAGGACGGCCCGTTCCCGGAGATGTACGAGCCCATCGAGAGCCCGGTGGCGAACGTCCTCCACCCGAAGGTGGCGACGAACCCGTGCGTGAAGTATCCGCGGGTGAAGTCGCACCAGCCCATCGGGACGACGAAGGACTTCCCCTACGTGCTCATGACGTCGAGCATCGCCGAGCACTGGTGCGCCGGGTCCACGACCCGCAACGTGGCCTGGCTCAACGAGCTCGCGCCGGAGCCGGTGGTCGAGGTGCCGGAGAAGCTGGCCCAGAAGCTCGGGCTCAAGTCCGGTGAGAAGGCGAAGGTCTCCTCCGCCCGCGGCGAGGTGGTGGTGAAGGCCGTGGTCACCAAGCGCATGCAGGTGATGAAGATCAACGGCCAGGAGGTCACGGTGGTGTGGATGCCGTACAACTGGGGCTTCAAGGGCCTCAGCACCGGCCCCAGCACCAACTACCTGACGATCGACGCGGTCGACCCGGGCGCAGGGACGCAGGAGACCAAGGCGTGCCTCGTCAACGTGGTGCGCGCCGAGCGGGCGGAGGCCGTCGCGTCGCGCTAGCGACCGCGAGGAATACGACAATGTCCAAAGCCACGCTCATCGACATGACGAAGTGCGTCGGGTGCCGCTCGTGCCAGGTCACCTGCAAGCAGTGGAACGACCTGCCGGCCGAGAAGACGCAGCTGCAGCCCGGGCTCGGGCTGCAGAACCCGCGCAAGCTCTCCGCCAGCACCTTCACCGTGCTCCAGTCGCACGAGGTGGAGGACGCCGCGGCGCCGGGCGGCCTCCGCTACCTCTTCGCGAAGCGGCAGTGCATGCACTGTGACGAGCCGGCCTGCGCCTCGGCCTGCCCGGTCACGGCCATGCACAAGACGGCGGAAGGGCCGGTCGTCTACGACGACGCGAAGTGCATCGGCTGCCGGTACTGCATGTGGGCCTGCCCGTTCGGCGTGCCCACCGCGGAGTGGGACTCGCTCGCGCCCAAGATCCGCAAGTGCACCCACTGCTACGACCGCCTCTCGCAGCCCCCGCCCGCGGAGCGCAACGGGCAGGCGCTCAGCGACGAGGATCGCAAGCGGTTCGCCGCCGCCCACGCCGTCCCGGCCTGCGTGAAGCAGTGCCCGGCCGGCGCGCTGCAGTACGGCGACCGGGAGGAGCTGCTGAAGGAGGCCCGCGCCCGGATGGCCAAGGCGCCGGGCAAGTACGTCGACCACATCTACGGCGAGAAGGAGGCCGGCGGGACGGGCATGCTGTACCTGTCGCCGGTCGCGTTCGACCAGCTCGGGTTCCCGGACGTCGGGACGAAGAGCTACCCGGCGCCGTCGAAGGTGGCGCTGGGCGCGGTGCCGCCGGCCGTCATCGGCGTCGGCCTCGCCCTCGGCGGCGCCTACGCCGTGTCGAAGCGCAAGCTCGAGGTGGAGAAGGCGGAGGGCAAGGCCCACGACCACCACCCCGAGTTCGCCCCGCTGCAGAAGAAGCTGTGGACGCCCGCCAACCTCGCGCTGGCGGCGCTCATGGCGTTCGGCGGCATCTCGTTCCTCGCCCGCTTCGCCCTCGGGCTCGGCGGCGCGACGAACCTCTCCGACACCTACGCCTGGGGCCTCTGGATCGTCTTCGACCTGGTGTGGATCGCGGTCGCCGCCGGCGCGTTCGCCACGGCCGGCCTCATCTACGTCCTCCAGCGGAAGGACCTCTACTCCATCGGCAGGTCGGCCGTGCTCATGGGCCTGCTCTCCTACTCCTTCGTCACGGTCACGCTGCTCGCCGACCTCGGCCTGCCGTGGCACTTCTACCAGCTCGGGCTGCAGGCGCCGGAGCACTCGGCCATGTTCGAGGTGTCCTGGTGCGTCGGCCTCTACGTGACCGTGCTCCTGGCCGAGTTCCTGCCGGTGCCGTTCGAGCGGTGGGGCCTCACCAAGGCGCAGGCGATCTGGAAGAAGTGGGCGCCCTGGTACGTGGTGTTCGCGCTCACCCTGTTCGTCTTCCTGCTCTCCCGGAACGTCGCCTACGCGGCGGTCGCGGCGGCGGCCTTCGGCTTCCTGGCCTGGGCCTTCCGCACCAAGGACGGTGAGAAGCCGCAGCCCATCTTGCTGGCCATCGCGGCGGTCACCTTCTCCACCATGCACCAGAGCTCGCTCGGCTCGCTCTTCCTGCTCATGCCGGACAAGCTCGCTCGGCAGTGGTGGTCGCCGGTGATGCCGGTGTCGTTCTTCCTCTCGTCCATCGCGGCGGGCGTGGCGCTCGTGATCCTGGTCGAGATGTGGATCGCGAAGGCCTGGAAGCGGGAGCTCCGCGTGGCGCAGCTGGCGGCCCTGGGCAAGGTGGCCTTCTGGGCGCTCCTCGTGTTCGAGGCGTTCCGGCTGGGCGACCTGGCCGTCCGCGGCCAGCTCGCGGGCGCCTTCGCGGGCCCGAAGTCGGGCCTCTTCGCGGCCGAGGTCGTGCTGGGCGGCGTCCTGCCGCTGGCGCTCCTCGCGACCGACAAGGCGCGCCGGAGCCCGGGGCTGCTCGCGCTCGGCGCGGCGCTCGCCTGCGGCGGCGTGGTCTTCAACCGCGTCAACGTGGTGATGTTCGCGATGAACCTCAAGGGCATCGCCCCCGTCTTCGAGCCGCAGGCGTACGCGCCGAGCGTCTTCGAGTGGGGCGTCTCGGTGGGCCTCGTCGCGGCCACCATCTTCCTCTTCGGCCTCGGCGCGCGCCTCATGCCGGTGTTGCCGAAGGAGGAGGCCGCGAGCCCCCGCTAGCCCGCGGTCGTGACGGTTCCCGGGCCGCTCCCCGACCTCCCCGCTGCTGGGGACGGGGGGCGGCCCGGATTTTTTCCGGGCGGCGTCGCGCCGCTCGCAGCACGGAAGGACGCCATGGACGAAGCCCTGCAGCGCTGGATCGCGGCGCACCCCTACCTGAAGCCCCTGGCCCGCTTCCAGGCCGCCGTGGACGAGGCGGTGGCGGCGGTCCCCGTGCCGCCGCTCGCGCCGGCGCGCCTCGACGCGTACGCGGAGGATCACGCGGCCGGCGTGCCGCTCCTCCACAGCGCCGCGGCCGCGGTCGACCTCGCGCCCGCGGGCGCGCAGCTCGCCGAGGTGGTGGCGCGGCTGGCCGAGGGGCCGCACCCGGAGAAGCTGCGCGCCGACGCGGAGGCGCTGCGCCAGCTCCTGCGCTCCTCGCCGGACGCGCGCGCGGCGGCGCTCGCGTTCGTGCGCGGCGACGCGGAGCCGGCCGGCGCCGTCGCGCAGGCGGGGCTGCTCCGGTTCCTCGGCTGGTCGGCGCTCCGGGCGACGCTCGCGCCGGTGCTGGGCGCGTACGCCGCGTGGCGCGCCGCCGCCGCCGCGGGCGGCGAGGATCCCTGGCGGCGCGGCGAGTGCCCGACCTGCGGCGCGCCGCCGCCGCTCGCCCAGCTGTCGAGCGACGAGCAGGGCCGGCGGAGGACGCTCACCTGCGGCTGCTGCGCCACGACCTGGGCCTTTCGCCGGACCGGCTGCCCCTTTTGCGGCAACGAGTCGCTCGAGCGCCTGGGCGTCCTCGAGCTGGAGGGCGAGGACCGGCTGCGGCTCGACACCTGCGGCAGCTGCGGCGGATACCTGAAGACTTACGCGGGTGAAGGCGAGGAGCGGGTCTTCCTGGCCGACTGGACCACGCTCCACCTCGACCTGGTGGCGCGGGAGCGGGGATTGAAACGGGCGGGCGCGTCGTTGTACGACCTGTAGGGGTAATCCGCACCGTGGGGGTGGCAACCCGAGGGGGCGTGACTAGGTTGGCCTCACGCGGAGCAAGCGGCCGGGTAGGGGGCGACGAGGAGACCCACCCGCCGAAAGGTCGTACCACGGACGGGCCGGCAGGCCCTCAAACAGCAGAAGGACGCGTCCCATGCCCCACATCGACGTCGAGATCCTGGCTCCCTTCACCGCCAAGTACCTGGAGGGCTCCACCCTCACCCCGGCCGAGCGCGCCGAGGTGCTGAGGATGGCGCAAGGCTTCGCGTGCAAGGACTCCGCGGCGGCCGCGGGCGTCTCCCCCGAGACGATCCGCGCGCGGCGGAAGCGCATCTACCGGAAGCTCGACGTGGCCGGCTCGGGCGAGCTCATCTCCAGCCTGCTGATGAC
It encodes the following:
- the fdnG gene encoding formate dehydrogenase-N subunit alpha; the encoded protein is MSLSRRSWLKLAAGGSAGLALGELVSMPEAHAAARKLKLANVKEYTTACNFCSVGCGMVGRVRDGELVNLEGDPDHVINQGSLCAKGSAMIATHVSERRVKKPMYRAPGSDKWQEISWDEAIAKVAAKVKQVRDATWVATEKDGDVEYPVRRTDAIGFLGGAQNTNEECYLFNKMGRLFGTSYVEHQARLUHSPTVPSLGASFGRGAMTNHWADLQHAKVLLIEGSNTAENHVIAMKWIRKAQANGAKIIHVDPRFNRTSSIADVYARIRPGADIAFLSAMINYILEHKLYDEDYVKLHTNALLTVDDAFGFDDGVFTGYHEDQHKYDMASWGYALDKKSKKPQKAASLDDPRTVFAKLKKHFSRYTLQVGSDISGVPVEQIKQIAETFANNKPGTILYALGMTQHTVGIQNIRCYGILQMLLGNMGKAGGGVNALRGEPNVQGACDMSVLHGYMFGYLNYPVHNEPTLEAWTKNNGTFRAKFTVNGLRAWFGDNATAQNDFGFGWLPKKSAKKDYTSYGIFESALAGNMKLLWTVGQNPMVTNANLTVVQDALAKLDMLVVQELWETETAAFWQRPGVDPKTIQTEVLLLPAAYFMEKEGTISGSGRLVQWRYAGVKPPGDAKTDIEIFDTVFQKVREAYRGSTDPKDEPILKAAWSYPADGRAEAVLKEINGTNFKTGEMIGGIGELQADGSTSSGVWIYAGVFKGGKNLSKRRDPKDHPSGLGTYPGFAWTWPGNMKILYNRASCDASGKPWPNAKPVIWWDAAQKKWTGNDTPDVPVPTDGPETPNGQKPFRMNGEGVARLMANPYKDPGAKPEDLPRDASYVPKDGPFPEMYEPIESPVANVLHPKVATNPCVKYPRVKSHQPIGTTKDFPYVLMTSSIAEHWCAGSTTRNVAWLNELAPEPVVEVPEKLAQKLGLKSGEKAKVSSARGEVVVKAVVTKRMQVMKINGQEVTVVWMPYNWGFKGLSTGPSTNYLTIDAVDPGAGTQETKACLVNVVRAERAEAVASR
- a CDS encoding 4Fe-4S dicluster domain-containing protein, which gives rise to MSKATLIDMTKCVGCRSCQVTCKQWNDLPAEKTQLQPGLGLQNPRKLSASTFTVLQSHEVEDAAAPGGLRYLFAKRQCMHCDEPACASACPVTAMHKTAEGPVVYDDAKCIGCRYCMWACPFGVPTAEWDSLAPKIRKCTHCYDRLSQPPPAERNGQALSDEDRKRFAAAHAVPACVKQCPAGALQYGDREELLKEARARMAKAPGKYVDHIYGEKEAGGTGMLYLSPVAFDQLGFPDVGTKSYPAPSKVALGAVPPAVIGVGLALGGAYAVSKRKLEVEKAEGKAHDHHPEFAPLQKKLWTPANLALAALMAFGGISFLARFALGLGGATNLSDTYAWGLWIVFDLVWIAVAAGAFATAGLIYVLQRKDLYSIGRSAVLMGLLSYSFVTVTLLADLGLPWHFYQLGLQAPEHSAMFEVSWCVGLYVTVLLAEFLPVPFERWGLTKAQAIWKKWAPWYVVFALTLFVFLLSRNVAYAAVAAAAFGFLAWAFRTKDGEKPQPILLAIAAVTFSTMHQSSLGSLFLLMPDKLARQWWSPVMPVSFFLSSIAAGVALVILVEMWIAKAWKRELRVAQLAALGKVAFWALLVFEAFRLGDLAVRGQLAGAFAGPKSGLFAAEVVLGGVLPLALLATDKARRSPGLLALGAALACGGVVFNRVNVVMFAMNLKGIAPVFEPQAYAPSVFEWGVSVGLVAATIFLFGLGARLMPVLPKEEAASPR
- a CDS encoding formate dehydrogenase accessory protein FdhE: MDEALQRWIAAHPYLKPLARFQAAVDEAVAAVPVPPLAPARLDAYAEDHAAGVPLLHSAAAAVDLAPAGAQLAEVVARLAEGPHPEKLRADAEALRQLLRSSPDARAAALAFVRGDAEPAGAVAQAGLLRFLGWSALRATLAPVLGAYAAWRAAAAAGGEDPWRRGECPTCGAPPPLAQLSSDEQGRRRTLTCGCCATTWAFRRTGCPFCGNESLERLGVLELEGEDRLRLDTCGSCGGYLKTYAGEGEERVFLADWTTLHLDLVARERGLKRAGASLYDL
- a CDS encoding LuxR C-terminal-related transcriptional regulator, whose translation is MPHIDVEILAPFTAKYLEGSTLTPAERAEVLRMAQGFACKDSAAAAGVSPETIRARRKRIYRKLDVAGSGELISSLLMTSLNMLSRGERIEPRPTVTSQPAVQPEQSSAVLAR